From the genome of Verrucomicrobiaceae bacterium, one region includes:
- a CDS encoding PSD1 domain-containing protein — translation MLIVLLTTASATTVKAVDYLKDIKPLLRERCYACHGALKQKGGLRLDTVTTLKTGGDSGDATQHLLDRVLTTDLDERMPPEGEGSALTPAQVALLRAWISAGAPGIPGEQPEADPRAHWAYQPIKNSGKTIDALHTAHLRARKLQPQLPAPHSIYLRRLYLDLTGLPPDPAALTDPANTSAEQITDRLLASPQYGERWARHFMDIWRYCDWYGLGDQLRHSQKHLWHWRDWIIESLNADKGYDHIILQQLAADELAPEDRANLRATGYLARSYYLFNRTTWLDETIEHTSRSLLGLTMQCVKCHDHKYDPIEHADYYRLRSIFEPLHVRLDPQPGSTDLEKNGLPRVFDLHLTRPTYRHIRGDDKNEDKTRPITPGIPAVLAFASFQPQTITLPQAAAQPSTLSFVLPDQLQATLAEKGRLGQLHAHLIQSIAAAEKDPKYAQAAAIAQAAYNLEKAQIQLTQLDPKKDPKKHQAAQTALTAAQKQFTAPGSSYTPLPITLKAQEGPDEKTNATIQTYPTTSTGRRLALARWITDKRHPLTARVLVNHVWTRLTGSSFVPDVSDFGLRAPAPAQQDILDTLAAGFMDNGWSLKWLIKQIVLSDLYRRSSSNAAADPATLAADPDNTHLWRMNPRRLESQSVRDALLHLSGQLDLTLGGPSLDPGKSETIPRRSIYFIQTPDTEHRFLGAFDNANVLECYRRNESVVPQQALALTNSQLSRKTADTLAAQLGKLPPTDFIHHAFLSILNRPPTDKEQRISQTALQHLHNNHAHFIQALLNHNDFVTLR, via the coding sequence ATCCTGATCGTCCTCCTCACGACCGCCTCCGCCACCACGGTGAAGGCGGTCGATTATTTAAAGGACATCAAGCCCCTCCTCCGTGAGCGCTGCTACGCCTGCCACGGAGCCCTCAAGCAAAAAGGCGGCCTCCGACTCGACACCGTCACCACTTTAAAAACCGGCGGCGACAGCGGTGATGCCACCCAGCACCTCCTCGACCGCGTCCTCACCACCGACCTCGACGAGCGCATGCCGCCAGAGGGCGAAGGCTCCGCCCTCACCCCCGCCCAAGTCGCCCTCCTCCGTGCATGGATCAGCGCCGGAGCCCCCGGCATCCCTGGAGAGCAGCCCGAGGCAGACCCCCGCGCCCACTGGGCCTACCAGCCCATCAAAAACAGCGGAAAAACCATCGACGCACTCCACACCGCCCACCTCCGCGCTCGCAAACTCCAGCCCCAGCTCCCAGCTCCGCACTCCATCTACCTCCGCCGCCTCTACCTCGATCTCACCGGCCTCCCGCCCGATCCCGCCGCCCTCACTGACCCCGCAAACACATCCGCCGAACAAATCACCGACCGCCTCCTCGCCTCTCCCCAATACGGAGAGCGCTGGGCACGCCACTTCATGGACATCTGGCGTTACTGCGACTGGTACGGCCTCGGCGATCAGCTCCGCCACAGCCAAAAACACCTCTGGCACTGGCGTGACTGGATCATCGAAAGCCTCAATGCCGACAAAGGCTATGACCACATCATCCTCCAGCAACTCGCCGCCGACGAGCTCGCCCCTGAAGACCGCGCAAACCTCCGCGCCACCGGCTACCTCGCCCGCAGCTACTACCTCTTCAACCGCACCACCTGGCTCGATGAAACCATCGAGCACACCTCCCGCTCCCTCCTCGGACTCACCATGCAGTGCGTCAAATGCCACGACCACAAATACGACCCCATCGAGCACGCCGACTACTACCGCCTCCGCTCCATCTTCGAGCCCCTCCACGTCCGGCTCGATCCCCAGCCAGGCAGCACCGATCTCGAAAAAAACGGCCTCCCCCGCGTCTTCGACCTCCACCTCACCCGCCCCACCTACCGCCACATCCGTGGCGATGACAAAAACGAGGACAAAACCCGCCCCATCACCCCCGGAATACCCGCCGTACTCGCCTTTGCCAGCTTCCAGCCTCAAACCATCACCCTCCCCCAAGCCGCCGCCCAGCCCTCCACGCTCTCCTTTGTCCTCCCAGACCAACTCCAGGCCACTTTGGCCGAAAAAGGCCGCCTCGGGCAACTCCACGCCCATCTCATCCAATCCATCGCCGCAGCCGAAAAAGACCCCAAATACGCCCAAGCCGCCGCCATCGCCCAAGCCGCCTACAACCTCGAAAAAGCCCAAATTCAGCTCACCCAGCTCGATCCCAAAAAAGACCCCAAAAAGCACCAAGCCGCCCAGACCGCCCTCACCGCCGCCCAAAAGCAATTCACCGCCCCTGGCAGCTCCTACACACCGCTCCCCATCACTCTGAAGGCCCAAGAAGGCCCCGATGAAAAAACCAACGCCACCATCCAGACCTACCCCACCACCAGCACCGGCCGCAGACTCGCCCTCGCCCGCTGGATCACCGACAAACGCCATCCCCTCACCGCACGCGTCCTCGTCAACCACGTCTGGACACGCCTCACCGGCAGTAGTTTCGTCCCCGACGTCAGCGACTTCGGCCTCCGTGCCCCCGCACCCGCCCAGCAAGACATCTTAGACACCCTCGCCGCTGGCTTCATGGACAACGGCTGGAGCCTCAAATGGCTCATCAAACAAATCGTCCTCAGTGACCTCTACCGCCGCAGCTCCAGCAACGCCGCCGCTGACCCTGCCACCCTCGCCGCCGACCCCGACAACACCCACCTCTGGCGCATGAATCCCCGCCGGCTCGAATCCCAATCCGTCCGCGACGCCCTCCTCCACCTCAGCGGCCAGCTCGATCTCACCCTCGGCGGCCCCAGCCTCGATCCCGGCAAATCCGAAACCATCCCCCGCCGCAGCATCTACTTCATCCAGACACCCGACACCGAGCACCGCTTCCTCGGAGCCTTCGACAACGCCAACGTCCTCGAATGCTACCGCCGCAACGAAAGCGTCGTCCCCCAGCAAGCCCTCGCCCTCACCAACAGCCAGCTCAGCCGCAAAACCGCCGACACCCTCGCCGCCCAGCTCGGCAAACTCCCCCCCACCGACTTCATCCACCACGCCTTCCTCAGCATCCTCAACCGTCCCCCCACAGACAAAGAGCAGCGCATCAGCCAAACCGCCCTCCAGCACCTCCACAACAACCACGCCCACTTCATCCAAGCCCTCCTCAACCACAACGACTTCGTCACCCTCCGATAA
- a CDS encoding peptide ABC transporter substrate-binding protein, whose translation MSPASRFTVYQPLIVSLLSLLLVACGPQRQRADLVFVQSAEPETIDPALVSDQVSMRLASALFEGLCRLDAAGQPEPGMAHRWDISPDRKTYTFHLRRGITWTDGRPITAQDFVTSWLRVLRPETGADYAALHHVIRGAKDYTEGKKPAPDCVGVRAVDEETLHVELENPAPYFIDLCAFPTFVPVRQDVIQRHGSAWIKPTHLIGNGAYLLDDWRIDDHIRLRKNPAYWDAAHVKMTTIEVKPIQDANTALNFFLTGQCDLLMDKGMMPPSLADELKKRPWFHTGTFLGTWFVRMNTTRPPFTDPRVRQAFALAVDKRRIVENITKLGEAPASSLTPPGAGQNYQPPPGLDLDIARARQLLADAGFPGGRGFPLVEYLYIPIPIERSLAIELQSMWAKHLGVQISLKKQEQKIWLNSMRDLDYHLCRSSWVGDYNDPSTFLDMFHSSSGNNHSGWKNPTYDALLAAAAREGDPTQRNAHFQQAEQLLIRDQAAILPIYFYVGIQFYHDRLTGVRPNLIDEHPSRCMAWK comes from the coding sequence ATCTCACCAGCCTCCAGATTTACAGTTTATCAGCCGCTCATCGTCTCCCTCCTGAGCCTCCTTTTGGTCGCCTGTGGGCCCCAGCGGCAGCGGGCGGACTTGGTCTTCGTGCAGAGTGCTGAGCCAGAGACCATCGACCCCGCGCTCGTTTCGGATCAGGTCAGCATGCGCCTCGCCTCGGCACTCTTTGAGGGCCTCTGCCGCCTAGACGCTGCTGGCCAGCCAGAGCCCGGCATGGCCCACCGCTGGGATATTTCCCCGGACCGAAAGACTTACACCTTCCACCTGCGCCGGGGCATCACCTGGACAGATGGCAGGCCCATCACTGCGCAGGATTTTGTCACCTCCTGGCTCCGCGTGTTGCGTCCAGAGACCGGTGCGGACTACGCCGCTCTACATCACGTCATCCGGGGTGCCAAAGACTACACCGAGGGCAAAAAGCCTGCCCCAGACTGCGTCGGAGTCCGTGCCGTGGATGAAGAGACCCTCCACGTCGAGCTGGAGAATCCGGCGCCCTACTTCATCGACCTCTGTGCCTTCCCCACCTTTGTCCCCGTGCGGCAGGATGTGATCCAGCGCCACGGCAGCGCCTGGATCAAGCCCACCCACCTCATCGGCAATGGAGCCTACCTGCTCGATGACTGGCGGATCGACGACCACATCCGCCTTCGCAAGAACCCCGCTTACTGGGATGCCGCCCACGTCAAAATGACCACCATCGAGGTCAAGCCCATCCAAGACGCCAACACCGCCCTCAATTTCTTCCTCACCGGCCAGTGTGACCTCCTCATGGATAAAGGCATGATGCCGCCCTCCCTCGCGGATGAGCTCAAAAAACGGCCCTGGTTCCACACGGGCACCTTCCTCGGCACCTGGTTCGTCCGCATGAATACCACACGCCCGCCCTTCACCGATCCACGCGTCCGTCAGGCCTTCGCCCTCGCGGTGGACAAGCGCCGCATCGTCGAAAACATCACCAAGCTCGGCGAGGCACCCGCCAGCAGCCTCACGCCACCCGGTGCCGGGCAGAATTACCAGCCCCCGCCCGGCCTCGATCTGGATATAGCCCGCGCCCGCCAGCTCCTCGCCGATGCCGGCTTTCCTGGCGGCAGAGGCTTCCCCCTCGTCGAATACCTCTACATCCCCATCCCAATCGAGCGCAGCCTCGCCATCGAACTCCAGTCCATGTGGGCAAAGCACCTCGGCGTCCAAATCAGCCTCAAAAAGCAGGAGCAAAAAATCTGGCTCAACAGCATGCGAGACCTCGATTACCACCTCTGCCGCAGCAGTTGGGTCGGCGACTACAATGATCCCTCCACCTTCCTGGACATGTTTCACTCCAGCAGCGGCAACAACCACAGCGGCTGGAAAAATCCCACCTACGACGCCCTCCTCGCCGCCGCCGCCCGCGAAGGCGACCCCACCCAGCGCAACGCCCACTTCCAGCAGGCCGAGCAGCTCCTCATCCGCGATCAGGCCGCCATTTTGCCCATCTACTTCTACGTCGGCATCCAGTTCTACCACGACCGCCTCACCGGCGTGCGGCCAAACCTCATCGACGAGCACCCCTCCCGCTGCATGGCCTGGAAATAA
- a CDS encoding putative Ig domain-containing protein has product MNALKPKHLQTTRVASELSKSRRLYWVVQSCLLMLATSLFAQATRDYGDYNGFGEASNPVNSILWIGGSSAGPVADAEAANPANGTATGDDAVGDDETIVGPAFDAGSPRDVSIYIGGTASSWLNARTRGYMWVDWNGNGTIETTNNERSALISVTSTGQRFVSMPSSASATPGTYYMRIRVQEDIAPTLTNTTALTNRGEVEDIPVTVNCPTLTISPTTLPNAVSKETYRASLSVSGAGYAQTMYWEVIAGVLPDGLSLDPSSGEIYGDVAVDTGTFPFTVGATDQYGCNQRADLSITIGATSLLSIGSMVFHDENNDGRRDVNEIGIPGVTLELWDIGPDGKVFTGDDVAVTSGSASDIDTASGSRVAGANGFIKSGFSTLTATTDWYGQYQFTEINPGTYYLKVIGKDRDAFASNFAGSSYSLNLDYPLASSVWYSDDDGVDDDNNGAQTSSGFAGAFDMVAGVRGDAIYTMPFTLLAGTEPGPSGGADDEYSIDIGLRPCPVITFPGITVPSATSGVAYSYTFTASGGVAAYTYSLISGAFPAGLTLSGDTLSGTTSSLGTYTFTIKATDALGCEGIATMTMSVCASAITITSGSPLPPGTQGVIYSTTLNASGGTAPYNNWRVYSGLLPSGLTINASTGVISGTPSVNGTFNFGIAVDDTGSLGSAVALNNASFESQAWNGIPFVPQSSVTGWTFGNPTLAGTSTNSQFFGIHNNVTQYGNTSQGVQYVASPFVPSWLSQTVTGFTVGRPYNLRFRYALRDAFSDPPPPSPPPPFTGDPVSVAGYNSSGLAPVFSTIRYTTPPPVAQNFDTWTTLDVPFVPAQSGMVFSFDMEGGAVDAIEITPAGSPACTGMKFFTLTIAPPASTTDFGDVTGTGFTPIPSTNILANLQLGTVAPDSEASQAGNATANLDDNTGDDEDGIVTVNLVQSIAGSVTLSVLNNTGSAKYLYGWVDLNGNGALDAGEAATNNGLSVSTSASQQNINLNFPAPTANGSIKSRFRISSSNAATALSSGDQGEIEDHLVTIAIAPPSLDFGDVTGTNFEPIPSTTITTNLRLGTVGPDGESSQVGNATANLDDTTGTDDEDGFVSTTLVQGAAGIVTISVLNNTGATCYVYGWLDLNGNGNLGAAEFSSNNPVPVSSMAGQQNIALSFSAPSASGALKARFRISTVNTATALSTGDGGEIEDHLVTVSGTSTDFGDHYYNASSSASQLVSADIRMGANLVDVESSDPSNANANMDDLTGTDDEKATLPTFPVGSATSVPITVTVNPAGLSGGTARIAAWADWNGDGDVLDANEAITPQTVNATGVYTFSMTPPVGTSLGTKYMRLRITEGTTAPLFNGSQSLKGEVEDHAIQVTPCADFLNLAWDASNPNDLAANPAVTNIQPWTNNSEITAGGYMPNADFSSGSAQLNVPFGQTGFRWGVKGDFTLTGTSQYEVSRMSLDYRVLGHQTEAKLRLRIGSWTLNVPLPSTKTGTGQVLPSPIVDGELGTGSVSLDFATDTLRVTRAGYADYTATMTQNLFIMPGTNTVRLLGDIWELNGFFYPDAGSNGVGNPDSYYSIDNFQMCAAPLSLASDFGDHTGFASASQLATPDLFMGSTFTDAEASNPTTGSANTDDTTGADDDDVSMPTFTVGSATNLVIPVVLPSAAVLSNSTARINVFADWNGDGDVADPGETQTAQPVTATGSITFSLTPPAGTSAGTKYLRIRVTEGSTAPAFSGTSTLKGEVEDYAVTVNAGASTLDFGDVTGTGFTPIPSTTITANLRLGSVAPDGEASQSGDATANLDDTTGTDDEDGVLSTTLVQGSSGNVVLRVLNNTGVNRFLYGWVDLNGNGNLDAGEAAQTNPVTVASSAAEQDISLSFGTATAFGPVKARFRVSTINSATAVSTGDGGEIEDHLISIGCATLTVSPASLPNGTQFDFYSQTLSTSGGSGTYSYSLQSGALPSGLTLSTAGLLSGTISSANGSYPFVVRVSDTSTGCRFDKNYTLVVGASGFKIGNLIFYDRDKDGIRGPKDPGIPNIDIELWTPGPDGFVNTQDDVPVSSGKASTLNSGGLIMAGSFGGD; this is encoded by the coding sequence GTGAACGCACTAAAACCAAAGCATCTACAAACGACGAGGGTAGCTTCAGAGCTTTCCAAAAGTCGCCGTTTGTACTGGGTCGTGCAGAGTTGCCTATTGATGCTGGCGACGAGCCTTTTTGCACAAGCCACACGAGATTACGGTGACTACAACGGATTCGGTGAGGCAAGTAATCCGGTCAATAGCATCCTTTGGATCGGTGGATCCTCGGCAGGCCCCGTAGCAGATGCAGAGGCGGCAAATCCAGCCAATGGGACTGCAACCGGAGATGATGCGGTAGGTGATGATGAAACCATCGTCGGCCCGGCCTTTGATGCGGGAAGTCCGCGCGATGTCTCGATTTACATCGGCGGCACGGCAAGCTCTTGGCTGAATGCAAGAACTCGCGGCTATATGTGGGTCGATTGGAATGGTAATGGAACCATCGAAACGACGAACAATGAGCGGTCTGCATTGATCTCCGTAACTTCCACCGGGCAGAGGTTCGTTTCGATGCCGAGCTCTGCCTCTGCTACACCAGGCACCTACTACATGCGTATCCGAGTGCAGGAAGATATTGCGCCCACTCTCACAAATACCACAGCGCTTACGAACCGAGGCGAAGTGGAGGATATCCCGGTGACGGTCAATTGCCCGACCTTGACGATATCCCCAACGACACTGCCAAACGCAGTTTCTAAAGAAACATATAGGGCATCCCTTTCTGTGTCTGGAGCGGGATACGCACAAACAATGTACTGGGAAGTAATCGCCGGGGTATTGCCTGATGGGTTAAGCTTAGACCCAAGTTCGGGCGAAATATACGGCGACGTCGCAGTGGATACTGGGACCTTTCCATTTACCGTAGGTGCGACTGACCAATACGGTTGTAACCAACGGGCAGATTTAAGTATCACGATCGGAGCGACTTCTTTGTTATCCATCGGGAGCATGGTTTTCCACGATGAAAACAACGATGGACGCCGTGACGTGAATGAAATCGGTATTCCGGGCGTGACTCTCGAACTGTGGGATATCGGACCAGATGGCAAGGTATTCACGGGCGATGATGTGGCGGTGACATCTGGGAGTGCGAGCGATATCGATACGGCGTCCGGCTCCCGAGTTGCAGGGGCAAATGGGTTCATAAAATCTGGTTTCTCGACCCTGACAGCTACCACGGACTGGTACGGGCAGTACCAATTCACAGAAATCAATCCAGGCACATATTATCTAAAAGTCATTGGCAAGGATCGAGATGCATTTGCAAGCAACTTTGCAGGTAGTAGTTACAGTTTAAACTTAGATTACCCGTTAGCCAGCAGTGTCTGGTATAGTGATGACGACGGTGTTGATGATGATAATAATGGTGCTCAAACATCGAGTGGTTTCGCGGGAGCTTTTGATATGGTGGCAGGTGTAAGGGGAGACGCCATTTATACCATGCCATTCACGTTGCTCGCAGGCACAGAGCCTGGGCCGAGTGGAGGAGCAGATGATGAATACTCTATCGATATCGGACTCCGTCCATGCCCGGTGATCACCTTTCCTGGAATCACGGTGCCATCTGCCACATCGGGGGTAGCCTACAGCTATACGTTTACAGCGTCCGGTGGGGTAGCAGCCTACACCTACTCGCTTATCTCGGGGGCATTCCCCGCAGGCCTGACTCTGAGTGGGGATACGCTTTCTGGCACCACCTCGTCACTCGGTACTTATACATTTACGATCAAAGCGACGGATGCATTGGGTTGCGAGGGGATCGCGACAATGACGATGTCCGTGTGTGCATCAGCGATCACGATCACGAGTGGTAGTCCCCTTCCGCCGGGGACGCAGGGGGTGATTTATTCCACCACACTCAATGCATCAGGCGGAACCGCTCCCTACAACAACTGGAGAGTCTATTCAGGTCTGTTGCCCAGCGGATTGACGATCAATGCGTCCACGGGGGTGATTAGTGGTACGCCTTCGGTGAATGGAACTTTTAATTTCGGTATCGCCGTCGATGATACTGGTTCCTTGGGGAGTGCGGTTGCACTGAACAATGCTTCCTTTGAAAGTCAGGCTTGGAATGGCATCCCATTTGTTCCGCAGTCGTCCGTCACTGGATGGACATTCGGTAACCCAACGCTGGCAGGTACGAGCACCAATTCACAATTCTTCGGAATCCATAACAACGTGACTCAGTATGGGAACACGAGCCAAGGAGTGCAGTATGTTGCCTCACCATTTGTGCCGAGCTGGCTATCGCAGACAGTCACTGGATTCACCGTGGGCCGGCCATACAATCTGCGCTTTCGTTATGCGTTGAGAGATGCGTTCTCTGACCCTCCACCACCCAGTCCGCCACCGCCCTTTACGGGAGACCCTGTCAGTGTCGCGGGCTATAACTCTTCTGGACTGGCCCCAGTGTTTAGTACGATCCGGTACACGACACCGCCGCCAGTTGCGCAGAATTTTGATACCTGGACCACTCTGGACGTGCCTTTTGTACCTGCGCAGTCAGGTATGGTATTCTCATTCGACATGGAGGGTGGTGCTGTCGATGCGATCGAAATCACGCCAGCCGGTTCTCCGGCCTGCACAGGGATGAAGTTTTTCACCCTGACGATCGCCCCACCAGCTTCCACCACTGATTTTGGCGATGTGACTGGGACGGGATTTACACCGATACCGAGCACCAATATCCTCGCTAACCTACAACTAGGAACGGTGGCCCCAGATTCAGAAGCATCCCAGGCCGGTAACGCCACTGCAAATTTGGATGACAATACTGGGGACGACGAAGACGGCATCGTCACAGTCAATCTCGTTCAGTCCATAGCCGGCTCTGTGACACTCAGTGTGCTAAACAACACTGGCAGCGCGAAGTACCTGTATGGGTGGGTAGATTTAAATGGAAACGGGGCGCTCGACGCCGGAGAAGCCGCCACCAACAACGGCCTTTCCGTCTCCACCTCGGCCTCGCAGCAAAACATCAATCTGAATTTCCCTGCACCAACCGCCAACGGAAGTATCAAATCCCGTTTTCGTATCTCCTCCAGCAATGCCGCCACCGCGCTGAGCTCGGGGGATCAGGGAGAGATCGAGGACCATTTAGTTACCATCGCTATAGCACCGCCCTCGTTGGACTTTGGCGATGTGACGGGGACCAACTTCGAGCCAATACCGAGCACAACGATTACCACAAACCTAAGGCTAGGTACTGTCGGCCCTGATGGTGAAAGCTCCCAAGTTGGCAATGCAACAGCAAATTTGGATGATACCACTGGAACGGATGATGAAGATGGCTTTGTGAGCACCACTCTCGTTCAAGGGGCAGCGGGGATTGTGACCATTAGCGTTTTGAACAATACTGGGGCTACCTGTTATGTATATGGCTGGCTGGATCTCAATGGGAACGGCAATCTCGGTGCAGCGGAGTTTTCGTCTAATAATCCTGTTCCGGTATCGAGCATGGCTGGACAGCAAAATATAGCGCTGAGTTTCTCTGCACCGTCAGCAAGCGGGGCTCTGAAGGCCCGATTCCGTATTTCGACGGTGAATACAGCCACGGCGTTGAGCACAGGAGATGGCGGCGAGATCGAGGACCATCTGGTGACAGTGTCTGGGACATCCACAGACTTCGGAGACCATTACTACAATGCATCGAGCAGTGCGTCACAGTTGGTAAGTGCGGATATTCGCATGGGCGCGAACCTTGTGGATGTAGAATCAAGCGATCCTTCGAATGCCAATGCCAACATGGACGATTTGACTGGTACTGATGATGAAAAAGCGACTTTGCCAACCTTTCCAGTGGGTAGTGCCACATCGGTGCCGATCACTGTCACAGTTAATCCTGCCGGGCTGAGCGGTGGAACTGCGCGTATCGCGGCTTGGGCTGATTGGAATGGAGATGGTGATGTTCTAGATGCCAATGAGGCAATCACTCCGCAGACTGTGAATGCTACAGGAGTCTATACCTTTTCGATGACGCCTCCCGTGGGCACTTCGCTTGGTACAAAGTATATGCGCCTACGAATTACAGAAGGAACTACGGCTCCCTTATTCAATGGAAGCCAGTCATTGAAAGGAGAAGTCGAGGATCATGCCATTCAGGTCACTCCTTGCGCTGACTTTCTCAATTTGGCATGGGATGCCTCCAATCCAAATGACCTCGCAGCTAATCCCGCAGTGACTAATATCCAGCCTTGGACTAATAATTCGGAGATCACCGCTGGAGGCTACATGCCCAATGCAGATTTCAGCAGTGGTAGCGCTCAACTGAATGTGCCCTTTGGACAAACTGGCTTCCGCTGGGGGGTGAAAGGTGACTTCACACTCACCGGAACATCCCAGTATGAGGTTTCGCGCATGAGTTTAGATTACCGTGTGTTGGGACATCAAACAGAGGCAAAACTTCGTCTTAGAATCGGCTCTTGGACATTAAATGTGCCGCTTCCATCAACCAAAACTGGGACGGGGCAAGTGCTTCCATCTCCTATAGTGGACGGAGAGCTCGGGACGGGATCTGTGAGCCTCGATTTTGCTACTGATACACTGAGGGTCACTCGGGCAGGCTACGCGGACTACACGGCAACAATGACGCAGAATCTTTTCATCATGCCCGGCACCAATACCGTGAGATTGCTTGGAGACATCTGGGAGTTGAATGGCTTCTTTTATCCTGATGCTGGCAGCAATGGAGTTGGTAACCCGGACTCGTATTACTCGATCGATAATTTCCAAATGTGTGCAGCTCCTCTGAGTTTAGCTAGTGATTTTGGCGATCATACCGGCTTTGCATCAGCGAGCCAGCTGGCCACGCCTGATCTTTTCATGGGGTCAACTTTTACGGACGCAGAGGCATCTAACCCTACCACTGGGTCGGCTAATACGGACGATACCACAGGAGCAGATGATGACGACGTGAGCATGCCAACCTTCACGGTTGGCAGTGCGACGAACCTAGTCATCCCAGTAGTGCTGCCAAGTGCAGCCGTGTTGAGCAATTCTACGGCCCGCATTAATGTATTCGCAGATTGGAATGGTGATGGCGATGTAGCTGATCCTGGCGAGACTCAAACAGCCCAGCCTGTCACTGCCACAGGCAGCATCACTTTCAGCCTGACTCCACCTGCTGGCACAAGCGCTGGCACCAAATACCTGAGAATTCGAGTTACGGAAGGTAGCACTGCTCCAGCCTTCAGCGGAACGTCCACTCTCAAAGGCGAAGTCGAAGACTATGCAGTTACCGTTAACGCGGGGGCATCAACCTTAGATTTCGGAGACGTGACGGGGACGGGCTTTACGCCGATACCCAGCACAACGATCACGGCAAATTTACGCCTAGGTAGTGTGGCACCCGATGGAGAAGCCTCACAGTCTGGAGACGCTACCGCTAACCTTGACGATACCACCGGCACAGATGACGAAGATGGTGTTCTGAGCACTACTTTGGTTCAAGGTAGCAGCGGTAACGTGGTACTCCGAGTGCTGAATAACACGGGTGTTAATCGCTTCCTCTATGGCTGGGTCGATCTGAACGGGAACGGTAACCTCGACGCGGGCGAGGCTGCTCAGACCAATCCTGTTACTGTAGCATCCAGTGCGGCGGAGCAGGACATCAGTCTCTCTTTTGGCACGGCAACAGCCTTTGGCCCTGTGAAGGCTAGATTCCGCGTCTCGACCATCAATTCTGCTACGGCAGTCAGCACCGGAGATGGTGGTGAAATCGAGGATCATCTCATTTCCATCGGTTGTGCGACTCTCACAGTTTCGCCCGCCAGTCTGCCGAACGGTACTCAGTTTGACTTTTACAGCCAGACTCTATCGACCTCTGGTGGTTCTGGAACGTACTCATACTCGCTTCAATCTGGCGCATTGCCTTCAGGCCTGACTCTTTCAACTGCGGGGTTGCTCAGTGGTACGATCTCTAGTGCTAATGGAAGCTATCCCTTTGTTGTGCGTGTATCAGACACTTCTACGGGGTGCAGATTTGATAAGAACTACACACTCGTTGTGGGTGCCAGTGGCTTCAAGATTGGCAATTTAATTTTCTATGACCGCGATAAGGACGGCATCAGGGGGCCTAAAGACCCTGGAATTCCCAATATTGATATCGAGCTCTGGACACCTGGCCCTGATGGCTTTGTGAATACTCAGGACGATGTCCCTGTCAGCAGTGGTAAGGCCTCTACGCTCAATTCTGGTGGATTGATCATGGCGGGTAGTTTTGGGGGGGATTAA